In Humulus lupulus chromosome 6, drHumLupu1.1, whole genome shotgun sequence, a single genomic region encodes these proteins:
- the LOC133785586 gene encoding uncharacterized protein LOC133785586 → MCSQHKFIQEFMKQSKKLGKVCSQKELRIKYQSESACSCLPEKRKHSKRFKTFRTFKSSKGKGRRSFKFLRRKCSFRKKSDRCFICGEKGHYAKQCPKGKTTKLISHIQQTTGISLEENDLESIFSTDDKINSESLCAFEQQKTPDEFYHMAAINTIQPSPIISMQILPTKYARPVRVVAFFDIGASYTVMNPDVLPPEYWKKEKQFFHDANGSIFCTELISKPIKLQFFPECSIIHRVIGSKLPGKDLIIGFDVYTKKKGLRILPGGLGYKQNFAPWESIPNYFLMPPVSFSKVKQRLVENSCATSHAEFLQKCEHPLWKNHQFFINLPFKLNEDVNPTKASHLGMNPEHQKMATEECKELQQQGLIEPTTSSWACHAFYVNKRSEQARGKQRLVINYKPLNEFLADDKFPLPNKNSLFSSLSKAQIFSKFDLKAGFWQLGIKEEDRPKTAFCIPNHHYQWTILPFGLKTASSLFQKAMTKIYDPILDKALI, encoded by the coding sequence ATGTGCTCTCagcacaaatttatccaagaattcaTGAAACAATCCAAGAAGCTTGGAAAGGTTTGCAGCCAGAAGGAACTACGAATCAAATACCAGTCAGAATCAGCATGTTCCTGTCTTCCAGAAAAAAGGAAACACAgcaaaaggtttaaaacctttaggACCTTTAAATCCTCAAAGGGAAAAGGCCGCCGCTCCTTCAAGTTTCTAAGGAGGAAATGCTCTTTCAGAAAAAAGTCTGATAGATGTTTCATCTGTGGTGAAAAGGGACATTATGCCAAACAATGCCCCAAAGGGAAAACCACCAAACTGATCTCCCACATTCAACAAACAACGGGCATATCTCTCGAAGAGAATGATCTAGAATCCATCTTCTCTACTGATGACAAGATCAATTCAGAATCCCTCTGTGCATTCGAACAACAGAAGACCCCAGATGAATTCTACCACATGGCAGCTATCAATACAATACAACCATCGCCAATCATCTCCATGCAGATCCTCCCTACAAAATATGCTCGGCCAGTCAGAGTAGTAGCCTTCTTCGACATAGGAGCATCATACACCGTGATGAACCCTGATGTTCTCCCTCCAGAATATTGGAAGAAAGAAAAGCAATTCTTCCACGATGCAAACGGAAGCATCTTCTGTACAGAGCTCATCAGTAAACCAATCAAATTACAGTTCTTCCCAGAATGCTCTATCATTCATAGAGTAATTGGCTCAAAATTACCAGGGAAAGATttaattattggttttgatgtctacacTAAGAAAAAGGGTTTGAGAATCCTTCCTGGTGGCCTTGGTTACAAACAAAATTTTGCTCCATGGGAATCTATACCAAACTATTTTCTCATGCCTCCTGTTTCATTCTCCAAAGTTAAACAAAGGCTCGTAGAAAATTCTTGTGCCACAAGTCATGCTGAATTCCTCCAGAAATGTGAACACCCTCTTTGGAAAAATCATCAGTTCTTCATCAATTTACCATTTAAGCTCAATGAAGATGTTAACCCTACCAAGGCAAGCCACCTAGGCATGAACCCAGAGCATCAGAAGATGGCAACTGAGGAGTGCAAAGAACTACAACAACAAGGACTAATCGAACCAACCACCTCTTCATGGGCATGTCATGCCTTCTACGTCAACAAGAGATCAGAACAGGCCCGAGGGAAACAGAGGCTGGTCATCAATTATAAGCCTCTGAATGAATTTTTGGCTGATGATAAATTTCCCCTACCAAATAAAAATTCCCTATTTTCAAGCCTGTCAAAGGcccaaatattttcaaaatttgacCTCAAGGCAGGGTTTTGGCAGTTGGGTATTaaagaagaagataggcccaaaaCGGCATTCTGCATTCCAAACCACCATTATCAATGGACTATCCTTCCCTTTGGTCTCAAAACAGCTTCATCACTGTTCCAAAAGGCCATGACTAAGATCTATGACCCTATTCTAGATAAGGCCCTAATCTAA